In Prescottella soli, a genomic segment contains:
- a CDS encoding gamma carbonic anhydrase family protein has product MAIYALGDREPDIAPDAYVHPDAVVIGAVTLGPGASIWPQAVLRGDYGTISVGAGTNIQDGTIVHCTSVDATIIGAGCVVGHNAHIEGATIGDNCLIASGSVVLNGSVVGAGSVVGAGAVVPFKLEVPPRSMALGVPAKVREGYEVPEGHLDLNVKLYQANAAYYRDSLRRLD; this is encoded by the coding sequence ATGGCTATCTATGCACTCGGTGATCGCGAACCGGACATCGCTCCGGACGCCTACGTCCACCCCGACGCCGTCGTCATCGGCGCCGTCACGCTGGGGCCGGGCGCCTCGATCTGGCCGCAGGCGGTCCTGCGTGGTGACTACGGCACCATCAGCGTCGGTGCCGGCACCAACATCCAGGACGGCACGATCGTCCACTGCACGTCGGTCGACGCCACGATCATCGGCGCCGGGTGCGTGGTCGGCCACAACGCGCACATCGAGGGCGCGACGATCGGCGACAACTGCCTCATCGCGTCCGGGTCGGTCGTGCTCAACGGGTCCGTCGTCGGCGCGGGTTCGGTCGTCGGCGCGGGCGCGGTGGTCCCGTTCAAGTTGGAGGTCCCACCGCGCAGCATGGCGCTCGGTGTGCCGGCGAAGGTCCGTGAGGGCTACGAGGTTCCGGAGGGACACCTCGACCTGAACGTCAAGCTGTACCAGGCGAACGCCGCGTACTACCGCGACTCGCTGCGCAGGCTCGACTGA
- a CDS encoding uracil-DNA glycosylase, giving the protein MAATPLADLIDPGWAKALAPVEGRITEMGDFLRAEIAAGRQYLPAGDNVLRAFTHPFEDVRVLIVGQDPYPTPGHAVGLSFSVAPDVRPVPRSLNNIFTEYSQDLGYPTPSNGDLTPWTESGVLLLNRVLTVAPGDAGSHRRKGWEAVTEQAIRALVERGTPMVAILWGRDAATLKPMLGDVPTVESAHPSPLSASRGFFGSRPFSRANTLLAELGADQVDWRLP; this is encoded by the coding sequence ATGGCGGCCACACCTCTCGCCGACCTGATCGATCCCGGGTGGGCGAAGGCGCTGGCGCCCGTCGAGGGCCGGATCACCGAGATGGGCGACTTCCTGCGGGCCGAGATCGCGGCCGGGCGTCAGTACCTGCCGGCCGGCGACAACGTCCTGCGTGCGTTCACGCATCCGTTCGAGGACGTGCGGGTGCTCATCGTCGGACAGGATCCCTACCCGACGCCGGGTCACGCTGTGGGCCTGAGCTTCTCGGTGGCCCCCGACGTCCGGCCGGTGCCGCGGAGTCTGAACAACATCTTCACCGAGTACAGCCAGGACCTCGGGTACCCGACACCATCGAACGGTGATCTGACGCCCTGGACCGAGAGTGGTGTGCTGCTGCTCAACAGGGTGCTCACCGTCGCGCCCGGTGATGCCGGATCGCACCGCCGCAAGGGTTGGGAAGCGGTGACGGAGCAGGCGATTCGCGCGCTCGTCGAACGGGGGACCCCGATGGTGGCGATCCTGTGGGGGCGTGACGCGGCGACGCTCAAGCCGATGCTCGGCGATGTTCCGACGGTCGAGTCGGCGCACCCGTCGCCGTTGTCGGCGTCGCGCGGCTTCTTCGGGTCGCGGCCGTTCAGTCGCGCGAACACGCTGCTCGCGGAACTCGGTGCGGATCAGGTGGATTGGCGTCTGCCCTGA
- a CDS encoding enoyl-CoA hydratase/isomerase family protein, with protein sequence MTATDAPSYVRIEDGVLRVAVSTAANGTSLHIDGITQAIAALRELPSDVGAVLLVGDGANFCAGGNVRAFASAERRGEYVGEVATGFHEFVRALDATPVPVVAAVHGWAAGAGMSIVCLADIAIGGTSTKLRPAYPSIGFTPDGGMSWTLPRVVGASRAREILLTDAVVGGEEAVRLGLLSRLVEDDQVQDEALRVARTLAAGPTASYAGIKKLFVSSRTNTLSEQLDAETASISAAADGPTGREGVDAFVEKRRPDFSSVRNG encoded by the coding sequence GTGACTGCAACCGATGCACCCAGCTATGTCCGGATCGAGGACGGCGTTCTGCGCGTGGCCGTGTCCACCGCCGCGAACGGAACCTCTCTCCACATCGACGGAATCACCCAGGCCATCGCCGCACTGCGCGAACTCCCCAGCGACGTAGGAGCCGTACTGCTGGTCGGCGACGGAGCGAACTTCTGCGCCGGCGGCAACGTACGGGCCTTCGCGTCCGCCGAGCGCCGCGGCGAGTACGTCGGCGAGGTCGCCACCGGGTTCCACGAGTTCGTCCGCGCCCTCGACGCGACCCCGGTTCCCGTGGTCGCCGCCGTCCACGGCTGGGCGGCGGGCGCCGGCATGAGCATCGTGTGCCTCGCCGACATCGCGATCGGCGGCACCTCCACGAAGCTGCGTCCCGCCTACCCGTCGATCGGTTTCACGCCGGACGGCGGCATGTCGTGGACGCTGCCGCGCGTCGTCGGCGCATCCCGCGCCCGTGAGATCCTCCTCACCGACGCCGTCGTGGGCGGCGAGGAGGCCGTGCGTCTGGGTCTGCTGAGCCGCCTCGTCGAGGACGATCAGGTGCAGGACGAGGCGCTGCGCGTCGCGCGCACGCTCGCCGCCGGCCCGACCGCATCGTACGCGGGCATCAAGAAGCTGTTCGTGAGCAGCCGAACCAACACGCTGTCGGAGCAGCTCGACGCCGAGACCGCGTCGATCTCCGCGGCCGCCGACGGCCCGACCGGCCGTGAGGGCGTCGACGCGTTCGTCGAGAAGCGCCGCCCCGACTTCTCGTCGGTCCGCAACGGATAG
- the rpmB gene encoding 50S ribosomal protein L28 — MAAVCDVCAKGPGFGKSVSHSHRRTNRRWNPNIQTVRAEVAPGNTKKLNVCTSCLKAGKVVRG; from the coding sequence ATGGCTGCCGTCTGCGACGTTTGCGCCAAGGGCCCCGGCTTCGGTAAGTCGGTCTCGCACTCGCACCGGCGTACCAACCGTCGCTGGAACCCGAACATCCAGACCGTTCGCGCTGAAGTTGCCCCGGGCAACACCAAGAAGCTGAACGTCTGCACCTCTTGCCTGAAGGCTGGCAAGGTGGTCCGCGGCTGA
- a CDS encoding DAK2 domain-containing protein yields MLEVPETVDGQALHRWALACVTSLEEHCEEINDLNVFPVPDADTGTNLLATMRSAVRAVGSAVEREASFPASEVVRALARGAVSGARGNSGAILSQVLRGFARGIAESADTDILHAATFRSALRHASDLALEAVSVPMEGTIVTVLAAAADAADTSAPGTSLVDLVQVAADAASAALLRTPSQLDVLGAAGVVDAGGRGLVVILDALVGVVTGRVPERAPVPATREQSAAEAGDGCAAPHTVHEVPGQDYEVMYLVADSDDTRIASLRAHLCDLGDSVVIVSDGGHADDADHSSVTWSVHVHCADAGAAVEAGLAAGRLSDVRITCFVLDAARTAAVTGGGLRAVVSVVEGEGAAELFAQEGAHVLRSDGAITPDQLLAAIRGTGRREVMVLPNGALPAQDLVAVGAQARADDREVVFLPSSSTVQALSAIAVHDADRIAVDDAFSMSEAAAATRWGSLRIADERALTYVGTCEPGDGLGLVGHEVVVIERDVAAAGCRLVDLVLGSGGELVTILLGAKATDDLGERVSSYISSRHPGVEVMVYRGGQSRDLLQFGVE; encoded by the coding sequence GTGCTCGAGGTCCCGGAAACGGTGGACGGCCAGGCGCTGCACCGGTGGGCTCTCGCGTGCGTCACCAGCCTCGAGGAGCACTGCGAAGAGATCAACGACCTCAACGTCTTTCCTGTGCCGGACGCCGATACCGGCACGAATCTGCTCGCGACCATGCGGTCAGCGGTCCGGGCGGTGGGGTCCGCCGTCGAGCGTGAGGCGTCCTTCCCGGCTTCCGAGGTCGTCCGCGCACTCGCGCGCGGCGCGGTGTCGGGCGCCCGCGGAAACTCGGGGGCGATCCTGTCCCAGGTCCTGCGCGGGTTCGCCCGCGGTATCGCCGAATCCGCGGACACCGACATCCTGCACGCCGCCACCTTCCGGTCGGCGTTGCGGCACGCGTCGGATCTGGCGCTCGAGGCGGTGAGCGTCCCGATGGAGGGAACCATCGTCACGGTGCTCGCGGCCGCCGCCGACGCCGCCGACACGAGCGCGCCGGGCACGTCGCTGGTGGACCTGGTGCAGGTGGCGGCCGACGCGGCATCCGCCGCGCTGTTGCGAACGCCGTCGCAGCTCGACGTGCTCGGGGCGGCCGGGGTGGTCGATGCGGGCGGACGCGGGCTGGTCGTGATCCTCGACGCCCTGGTCGGGGTCGTCACCGGTCGTGTCCCCGAGCGGGCGCCGGTTCCGGCGACCCGCGAGCAATCCGCAGCGGAAGCGGGCGATGGGTGCGCGGCGCCGCACACCGTCCACGAGGTGCCCGGTCAGGACTACGAGGTGATGTATCTCGTCGCGGACAGCGACGACACCCGCATCGCATCGCTGCGGGCGCACCTGTGCGACCTGGGCGACTCGGTCGTCATCGTCAGCGACGGCGGCCACGCCGACGACGCCGACCACTCCTCCGTTACCTGGTCGGTCCACGTGCACTGCGCGGACGCGGGCGCCGCGGTCGAGGCCGGTCTCGCCGCCGGGCGGCTCTCGGACGTGCGGATCACCTGTTTCGTGCTCGACGCGGCGCGGACCGCGGCAGTCACCGGCGGCGGCCTGCGGGCGGTCGTGTCGGTGGTCGAGGGGGAAGGGGCGGCCGAACTGTTCGCGCAGGAGGGGGCGCACGTGCTGCGCTCCGACGGCGCGATCACCCCGGACCAGTTGCTCGCTGCGATCCGCGGCACCGGCCGACGCGAGGTGATGGTGCTGCCCAACGGCGCCCTGCCCGCGCAGGATCTGGTCGCGGTCGGCGCGCAGGCCCGCGCCGACGACCGCGAGGTGGTGTTCCTGCCCAGTTCGTCGACGGTGCAGGCGCTGTCTGCGATCGCGGTGCACGACGCTGACCGGATCGCGGTGGACGACGCGTTCTCGATGTCGGAGGCCGCCGCCGCGACCCGGTGGGGATCGCTGCGGATCGCCGACGAGCGCGCACTCACGTATGTGGGTACCTGCGAACCGGGGGACGGGCTGGGCCTGGTCGGCCACGAGGTCGTGGTGATCGAACGGGACGTCGCCGCGGCGGGCTGCCGACTCGTGGACCTCGTGTTGGGGTCCGGCGGTGAGTTGGTGACGATCCTGCTCGGCGCGAAGGCCACGGACGATCTGGGGGAGCGGGTGTCCTCGTACATCTCGTCGCGGCACCCGGGTGTCGAGGTGATGGTCTACCGGGGCGGGCAGAGTCGTGACCTGCTGCAGTTCGGGGTCGAGTAG
- the recG gene encoding ATP-dependent DNA helicase RecG: MATLSDRLDHLLGAKTADALVDAFDIHTVEDLLRHYPHRYAAQGRELTEKEPEEGSHITIIARVVKADVVNMKSRRGQMLKVVLAAESQSVDVTFFNPHKVKHAVRKGVRAMFSGTVKYFRGKWSLTHPSYLILPEPAEGEDPVVSMAHVQGAGALAGMARATQDSAAGVDMSIFDRELIPLYPATREVESWTLLRCVRQVLDQLDVVDDPLPREVRDEHGLIGLDEALRLVHLPDTRDDIGRAQERLRFDEAAALQLVLAQRRRDIAVRVAPQCPPKPDGIAAAFDEMLPFELTDGQKEVAEEISSDLSRPHPMNRLLQGEVGSGKTIVALRAMLQAIDAGYQCALLAPTEVLAAQHARSLREMLGPLGTAGELGAADPATRVTLLTGSMSTKARRAALLDIVTGDAGIVIGTHALIQDNVEFFDLGFVVVDEQHRFGVEQRDQLRSRARDGLSPHVLVMTATPIPRTIAMTVLGDLETSTLRQLPQGRAPIVSKVVAARQTPQWVARAWERIREEVAAGRQAYVVCSRIGDGDSDAELIKAGKEPPETKSAVDLFDELRAGPMHDLRLGLLHGRLPSDEKDAVMRDFTAGAIDVVVCTTVVEVGVNVPNATVMVLVDADRFGVSQLHQLRGRVGRGSHQGLCILITDMMPGSTAFERLTAVAGTNDGFELAQLDLRQRREGDVLGSAQSGSATTLRLLSLLEHEDVIAAAQEFARGVTDADPDLTEHPGLAAMVASALDSERIEFLEKS; the protein is encoded by the coding sequence ATGGCGACGCTGAGTGATCGCCTCGACCACCTGTTGGGGGCGAAGACGGCCGACGCGCTGGTCGACGCTTTCGACATTCACACGGTCGAGGACCTGCTGCGGCACTATCCGCACCGCTATGCGGCGCAGGGCCGGGAGCTGACCGAGAAGGAGCCCGAGGAGGGCTCGCACATCACGATCATCGCGCGGGTGGTCAAGGCCGACGTGGTGAACATGAAGAGTCGTCGAGGGCAGATGCTCAAGGTGGTGCTGGCCGCCGAGTCGCAGAGCGTCGACGTCACGTTCTTCAATCCACACAAGGTCAAGCACGCGGTCCGCAAGGGCGTCCGGGCGATGTTCTCGGGCACGGTCAAGTACTTCCGCGGGAAGTGGAGCCTGACGCACCCGAGTTATCTGATCCTGCCGGAGCCGGCCGAGGGGGAGGACCCGGTCGTCTCGATGGCGCATGTGCAGGGCGCGGGCGCTCTCGCCGGAATGGCCCGGGCCACCCAGGATTCGGCCGCCGGGGTGGACATGTCGATCTTCGATCGCGAGCTGATCCCGCTGTATCCGGCGACCCGCGAGGTCGAGAGCTGGACCCTGCTGCGGTGCGTCCGGCAGGTGCTCGACCAACTCGATGTCGTCGACGACCCGCTGCCGCGCGAGGTGCGCGACGAGCACGGCCTGATCGGTCTGGACGAGGCGCTGCGCCTGGTGCATCTCCCCGACACCCGGGACGACATCGGCCGGGCACAGGAACGACTGCGTTTCGACGAGGCCGCTGCACTGCAGTTGGTGCTCGCGCAGCGCCGACGGGACATCGCGGTGCGGGTGGCGCCGCAGTGCCCGCCGAAGCCGGACGGCATCGCCGCCGCATTCGACGAAATGCTGCCGTTCGAGCTCACCGACGGGCAGAAGGAGGTGGCCGAAGAGATCTCGAGTGATCTCTCCCGGCCGCACCCGATGAACCGGCTGCTGCAGGGCGAGGTGGGCTCGGGCAAGACGATCGTGGCGCTGCGCGCGATGCTGCAGGCAATCGACGCCGGGTACCAGTGCGCGCTGCTGGCGCCCACGGAAGTGCTTGCGGCGCAGCATGCCCGGTCGTTGCGGGAAATGCTGGGTCCGCTCGGGACGGCCGGCGAGCTCGGGGCAGCGGATCCGGCGACCCGGGTAACGCTGCTGACGGGATCGATGTCGACGAAGGCTCGGCGGGCCGCGCTGCTCGACATCGTCACGGGCGACGCGGGCATCGTGATCGGCACGCACGCGCTCATCCAGGACAACGTGGAGTTCTTCGACCTCGGTTTCGTGGTGGTCGACGAGCAGCACCGGTTCGGCGTCGAGCAGCGTGACCAGCTGCGCTCGCGGGCGCGCGACGGGCTCAGCCCGCACGTGCTCGTCATGACCGCCACCCCGATCCCGCGCACGATCGCGATGACGGTGCTGGGCGACCTGGAGACGTCGACGCTGCGGCAGCTGCCGCAGGGGCGGGCGCCGATCGTGAGCAAGGTCGTCGCGGCCCGGCAGACCCCGCAGTGGGTGGCGCGGGCGTGGGAGCGGATCCGCGAGGAGGTCGCGGCCGGTCGGCAGGCGTACGTGGTGTGTTCGCGGATCGGCGACGGCGACAGCGATGCCGAGCTGATCAAGGCCGGCAAGGAGCCGCCGGAGACGAAATCCGCGGTCGACCTGTTCGACGAGCTGCGCGCGGGTCCGATGCACGATCTGCGGCTCGGGCTGCTGCACGGCCGGCTGCCGTCCGACGAGAAGGACGCGGTGATGCGCGACTTCACGGCCGGGGCGATCGACGTCGTGGTGTGCACCACGGTGGTCGAGGTGGGTGTCAACGTCCCGAACGCGACCGTCATGGTGCTCGTCGACGCGGACCGCTTCGGCGTGAGTCAGCTCCATCAGCTGCGCGGGCGTGTGGGGCGCGGCAGCCATCAGGGGCTGTGCATCCTGATCACGGACATGATGCCGGGGTCGACGGCGTTCGAGCGCCTCACCGCGGTCGCGGGCACCAACGACGGCTTCGAGCTCGCCCAGCTCGATCTGCGGCAGCGGCGCGAGGGCGACGTCCTCGGCTCGGCGCAGTCGGGCAGCGCCACGACCCTCCGGTTGCTGTCGCTGCTCGAGCACGAGGACGTGATCGCGGCGGCGCAGGAGTTCGCTCGCGGCGTCACCGACGCCGACCCGGACCTGACCGAGCACCCGGGACTCGCGGCGATGGTGGCGTCGGCACTCGACTCCGAGCGGATCGAGTTCCTGGAGAAGTCCTAG
- a CDS encoding pyruvate carboxylase encodes MFTKVLVANRGEIAIRAFRAAYELGAGTVAVFPYEDRNSVHRLKADESYQIGEVGHPVRAYLSVDEIVTAAERAGADAIYPGYGFLSENPDLAAACEAKGITFVGPSAEVLELTGNKARAIAAAKAAGLPVLASSQPSADVDELLAAAEDMEFPVFVKAVAGGGGRGMRRVAERGQLRESIEAASREAESAFGDPTVFLEQAVVDPRHIEVQILADGEGNVIHLFERDCSVQRRHQKVIELAPAPNLDPALRDRICADAVAFAKQIGYRCAGTVEFLLDTRGNHVFIEMNPRIQVEHTVTEEITDVDLVQAQLRIASGETLADLGLSQDAITIRGAALQCRITTEDPANGFRPDTGRITAYRTPGGAGVRLDGGANLGAEVGAHFDSMLVKLTCRGRDLEAAVARARRAVTEFRIRGVATNIPFLQAVLDDPDFRAGRVTTSFIEQRPELLTLRSSADRGTKILNYLADVTVNKPHGDRPTAVYPHDKLPKIDLSVAPPKGSRDRLLELGPDGFAKALREQKALAVTDTTFRDAHQSLLATRVRTSGLLDVAGHVARMTPELLSIEAWGGATYDVALRFLHEDPWYRLAALREAVPNINLQMLLRGRNTVGYTPYPEKVTRAFVEEAAATGIDIFRIFDALNNVDQMRPAIEAVRETGTTIAEVAMSYTGDLANPNESLYTLDYYLRLAEEIVEAGAHVLAIKDMAGLLRAPAAAKLVTALRSNFDLPVHVHTHDTPGGQLATYLAAWHAGADAVDGAAAPLAGTTSQPALSAIVAAAAHSEFDTGIDLQAVCDLEPYWEALRKVYAPFESGLPAPTGRVYTHEIPGGQLSNLRQQAIALGLGDRFEEVEAKYAAADRMLGRLVKVTPSSKVVGDLALHMVGSDVAADEFAADPAKFDIPDSVVGFLRGELGEPAGGWPEPFRTKALEGRGPAKPENPLTPEDEKGLSGSAKERQATLNRLLFPGPTKEFGEHRDKYGDTSQLSANQFFYGLRRGEEHRVKLGKGVELLIGLEAISEPDERGYRTVMCILNGQLRPVSVRDRSIASEVPVAEKADKNNPGHIAAPFAGAVTLVVTEGQQVSAGDTVATIEAMKMEAAITAPRSGIVSRVAIAGASQVEGGDLLAVVSTRETTGNE; translated from the coding sequence ATGTTCACCAAAGTTCTCGTCGCCAACCGCGGCGAAATCGCGATCCGCGCGTTCCGTGCCGCCTACGAACTGGGCGCCGGAACGGTTGCGGTGTTCCCGTACGAAGACCGCAACTCGGTGCACCGGTTGAAGGCCGACGAGTCCTACCAGATCGGTGAGGTCGGTCATCCGGTCCGCGCGTACTTGTCGGTCGACGAGATCGTCACGGCCGCCGAGCGTGCCGGGGCGGATGCGATCTACCCCGGTTACGGGTTCCTGTCCGAGAACCCCGATCTCGCGGCGGCGTGCGAGGCGAAGGGCATCACGTTCGTCGGGCCGTCGGCCGAGGTCCTCGAGCTGACCGGGAACAAGGCGCGCGCGATCGCGGCCGCGAAGGCGGCGGGGCTGCCGGTGCTGGCGTCGTCGCAGCCGTCCGCGGACGTCGACGAACTGCTCGCCGCCGCTGAGGACATGGAGTTCCCCGTCTTCGTCAAGGCCGTCGCCGGTGGTGGCGGTCGCGGCATGCGCCGGGTCGCCGAGCGCGGCCAGTTGCGGGAGTCGATCGAGGCGGCGTCGCGCGAGGCGGAGTCGGCGTTCGGTGATCCGACGGTGTTCCTCGAGCAGGCCGTGGTCGATCCGCGGCACATCGAGGTGCAGATCCTCGCCGACGGCGAGGGCAACGTGATCCACCTGTTCGAGCGGGACTGCTCGGTCCAGCGCCGGCACCAGAAGGTGATCGAGCTCGCGCCGGCCCCGAATCTGGATCCGGCGCTGCGGGATCGGATCTGCGCCGACGCGGTGGCGTTCGCGAAGCAGATCGGTTACCGGTGCGCGGGCACGGTCGAGTTCCTCCTCGACACCCGCGGCAACCACGTGTTCATCGAGATGAACCCGCGGATCCAGGTGGAGCACACGGTGACCGAGGAGATCACCGACGTCGACCTGGTGCAGGCGCAGCTGCGGATCGCGTCGGGCGAGACCCTCGCCGACCTCGGCCTGTCGCAGGACGCGATCACGATCCGCGGCGCCGCGCTGCAGTGCCGCATCACCACCGAGGATCCGGCGAACGGGTTCCGTCCCGACACAGGCCGGATCACCGCGTACCGCACCCCGGGCGGCGCGGGCGTCCGGTTGGACGGCGGCGCGAACCTGGGCGCCGAGGTCGGTGCCCACTTCGACTCGATGCTCGTCAAGCTCACCTGCCGCGGCCGCGATCTCGAGGCCGCCGTCGCCCGCGCCCGCCGCGCGGTGACCGAGTTCCGCATCCGCGGTGTCGCGACGAACATTCCGTTCCTGCAGGCGGTTCTGGACGACCCGGACTTCCGTGCGGGACGCGTGACGACGTCGTTCATCGAGCAGCGTCCCGAGCTGTTGACGCTGCGCAGCTCGGCCGACCGCGGAACCAAGATCCTCAACTACCTCGCGGACGTGACGGTCAACAAGCCGCACGGCGACCGGCCGACCGCGGTGTACCCGCACGACAAGCTGCCGAAGATCGACCTGTCCGTGGCCCCGCCGAAGGGGTCGCGCGACCGACTCCTCGAACTGGGACCGGACGGCTTCGCGAAGGCGCTGCGTGAGCAGAAGGCGCTCGCGGTCACCGACACGACGTTCCGCGACGCGCACCAGTCGCTGCTGGCCACCCGCGTGCGTACGTCCGGACTGCTCGACGTCGCCGGCCACGTCGCCCGGATGACGCCCGAACTGCTCTCGATCGAGGCGTGGGGCGGCGCGACCTACGACGTGGCACTGCGGTTCCTGCACGAGGATCCGTGGTACCGCCTGGCGGCTCTGCGTGAGGCCGTGCCGAACATCAACCTGCAGATGCTGCTGCGCGGACGCAACACCGTCGGCTACACCCCGTACCCGGAGAAGGTGACCCGCGCCTTCGTGGAGGAGGCCGCGGCCACCGGCATCGACATCTTCCGGATCTTCGACGCCCTCAACAACGTCGACCAGATGCGCCCCGCGATCGAGGCTGTCCGCGAGACCGGCACCACGATCGCCGAGGTCGCGATGTCCTACACCGGTGACCTGGCGAATCCGAACGAGAGCCTCTACACGCTCGACTACTACCTGCGTCTGGCGGAGGAGATCGTCGAGGCCGGTGCCCACGTCCTCGCGATCAAGGACATGGCGGGCCTGCTGAGGGCTCCCGCCGCCGCGAAACTCGTGACGGCGCTGCGCAGCAACTTCGACCTGCCCGTGCACGTGCACACCCACGACACCCCCGGCGGGCAGCTCGCCACCTACCTCGCCGCCTGGCACGCGGGCGCCGACGCCGTCGACGGCGCCGCGGCTCCGCTGGCCGGCACGACGAGTCAGCCGGCCCTGTCGGCCATCGTCGCCGCCGCAGCGCACAGCGAGTTCGACACCGGCATCGACCTGCAGGCGGTGTGCGACCTCGAGCCCTACTGGGAGGCACTGCGAAAGGTGTACGCGCCGTTCGAGTCAGGGCTCCCCGCCCCGACCGGACGCGTCTACACCCACGAGATCCCCGGCGGCCAGCTGTCGAACCTGCGCCAGCAGGCCATCGCCCTCGGCCTCGGCGACCGCTTCGAGGAGGTCGAGGCCAAGTACGCCGCCGCCGACCGCATGCTCGGACGCCTCGTCAAGGTGACGCCGTCGTCGAAGGTCGTCGGTGATCTCGCGCTGCACATGGTCGGCTCGGACGTCGCCGCTGACGAGTTCGCTGCCGACCCGGCGAAGTTCGACATCCCCGACTCCGTCGTCGGTTTCCTGCGCGGCGAGCTCGGCGAGCCCGCCGGCGGATGGCCGGAACCGTTCCGGACCAAGGCGCTCGAAGGCCGCGGCCCAGCCAAGCCGGAGAACCCGCTCACGCCGGAAGACGAGAAGGGTCTGTCGGGTTCGGCGAAGGAGCGCCAGGCGACGCTCAACCGTCTCCTGTTCCCCGGTCCGACAAAGGAATTCGGGGAGCATCGCGACAAGTACGGGGACACGTCGCAGCTGTCGGCCAACCAGTTCTTCTACGGCCTGCGGCGCGGCGAGGAGCATCGGGTCAAGCTCGGCAAGGGCGTCGAACTCCTGATCGGTCTCGAGGCCATCTCCGAGCCCGACGAGCGCGGCTACCGCACGGTGATGTGCATCCTCAACGGCCAGTTGCGCCCGGTGTCGGTGCGGGACCGCTCGATCGCGAGCGAGGTGCCGGTCGCGGAGAAGGCCGACAAGAACAACCCCGGCCACATCGCCGCGCCGTTCGCGGGCGCGGTCACGCTCGTCGTGACCGAGGGCCAGCAGGTTTCGGCCGGCGACACGGTCGCGACGATCGAGGCCATGAAGATGGAGGCGGCGATCACGGCACCGCGCAGCGGTATCGTCTCGCGCGTTGCCATCGCCGGCGCTTCGCAGGTCGAAGGCGGCGATCTCCTCGCCGTCGTGTCGACGCGGGAGACCACCGGCAACGAGTGA
- the rsmD gene encoding 16S rRNA (guanine(966)-N(2))-methyltransferase RsmD, whose amino-acid sequence MTRIVAGRAGGRRLKVPASGTRPTSDRVREALFSSLDSRIDLEGAAVLDLYAGSGALGLEALSRGAEHVLLVESDAKAAAVIKQNVTAVGLPGASVRTAPVAAVVGGAAEREFDVVLADPPYAVTEESVTAALTALLANGWVGEGSVVVVERSSRSPETTWPEGMRAERVKRYGETRIELATCYGLDS is encoded by the coding sequence GTGACAAGAATCGTCGCCGGCCGTGCCGGAGGCAGGCGTTTGAAGGTGCCCGCGAGCGGGACCCGACCGACGTCCGACCGAGTCCGTGAGGCCCTGTTCAGCTCGCTCGACAGCCGCATCGACCTCGAGGGCGCCGCAGTGCTCGACCTGTACGCAGGTTCCGGCGCCCTCGGGCTCGAAGCACTGTCCCGTGGCGCCGAGCACGTGCTGCTCGTCGAATCCGACGCCAAGGCCGCCGCCGTCATCAAGCAGAACGTGACGGCGGTCGGCCTGCCCGGGGCGAGCGTGCGTACGGCCCCCGTCGCGGCCGTCGTGGGCGGCGCCGCCGAACGCGAATTCGATGTGGTGCTGGCCGATCCGCCGTACGCGGTCACCGAGGAATCGGTGACCGCGGCGCTGACCGCGCTCCTGGCGAACGGCTGGGTGGGGGAGGGCTCGGTCGTGGTGGTGGAGCGGTCGTCGCGCTCGCCCGAGACCACGTGGCCCGAGGGCATGCGGGCCGAGCGGGTCAAGCGCTACGGCGAGACCAGAATCGAGCTCGCCACCTGCTACGGTCTGGACTCATGA
- the coaD gene encoding pantetheine-phosphate adenylyltransferase, with product MTGAVCPGSFDPVTNGHLDVIGRAAALFDEVVVTVMINKNKRGLFTVDERIEMLEDATSHLPNVRVAAWHGLLVDYAKSQGITAIVKGLRGANDFDYELQMAQMNQKLSGVDTLFIPTNPTYSFLSSSLVKEVATFGGDVADMVPEKVHARLTVRLAERAAENA from the coding sequence ATGACTGGCGCCGTCTGCCCCGGATCCTTCGACCCCGTGACCAATGGTCATCTCGACGTGATCGGACGCGCTGCGGCGCTGTTCGACGAGGTCGTCGTCACCGTGATGATCAACAAGAACAAGCGCGGTCTGTTCACTGTCGACGAGCGCATCGAGATGCTCGAGGACGCCACCAGCCACCTGCCCAACGTGCGGGTCGCGGCCTGGCACGGGCTGCTCGTGGATTACGCGAAGTCGCAAGGGATCACGGCGATCGTCAAGGGTCTGCGCGGCGCCAACGACTTCGACTACGAGCTGCAGATGGCGCAGATGAACCAGAAGCTCTCGGGTGTCGACACCCTCTTCATTCCCACCAACCCCACGTACAGCTTCCTGTCCAGTTCGCTGGTCAAGGAGGTCGCGACGTTCGGCGGCGACGTCGCGGACATGGTGCCGGAGAAGGTCCATGCTCGGCTGACGGTGCGTCTCGCCGAGCGGGCCGCAGAGAACGCCTGA